In Streptomyces capitiformicae, one genomic interval encodes:
- a CDS encoding winged helix-turn-helix domain-containing protein, whose product MLRIHFTDGDLARVHLAREPDPVWETLLGLHQLTAPRRGLPVFAPWRRDARVRLAEGHLAGPVRMLSTLAPASAGYWPDFLTPGASADGLEAALEELRATPKPQLRQEMDRLTETHPLPRWAHRLAGGEPHRMEEVATAFRLVHRTIIAPDWTGAARTTEADRALRTRVLRDRGVHGLLDSFRPLMDWRPPVLHVRYPEDRDLHLGGRGLRLIPSHFCWKTPIALADPSLPQVLAYPVTHPPAWAPPVTRDRRPEALATLLGRTRARVLAALETTATTGEVAQRLNISAPSASEHISALREVSLAHSQRAGSQVIHTLTPLGTALLRGELPPHHPAV is encoded by the coding sequence GTGCTGCGCATTCACTTCACCGACGGAGACCTGGCCCGCGTCCACCTGGCCCGGGAGCCCGACCCGGTCTGGGAGACCCTGCTGGGTCTGCACCAGTTGACCGCGCCACGGCGCGGACTGCCGGTCTTCGCCCCCTGGCGGCGCGACGCCCGCGTCAGACTGGCCGAGGGTCACCTGGCGGGCCCGGTGCGGATGCTGTCCACCCTGGCCCCCGCTTCGGCGGGCTACTGGCCCGACTTCCTGACCCCCGGCGCCTCGGCCGATGGCCTGGAGGCCGCACTGGAGGAACTGCGGGCCACCCCCAAGCCGCAGCTACGCCAGGAGATGGACCGGCTGACCGAGACCCACCCACTGCCGCGCTGGGCTCACCGTCTTGCCGGGGGCGAGCCGCACCGGATGGAGGAGGTCGCGACGGCGTTCCGTCTGGTGCACCGCACGATCATCGCGCCTGACTGGACCGGGGCGGCCAGGACCACGGAGGCCGACCGGGCCCTGCGGACACGTGTCCTGCGCGATCGTGGTGTGCACGGACTGCTGGACTCCTTCCGCCCGTTGATGGACTGGCGGCCGCCCGTGCTGCACGTGCGCTACCCGGAAGACCGGGATCTCCACCTCGGCGGACGCGGACTGCGGCTGATCCCCTCCCACTTCTGCTGGAAGACCCCCATCGCCCTGGCCGACCCCTCCCTGCCCCAGGTCCTGGCCTACCCCGTCACCCACCCCCCGGCCTGGGCACCGCCCGTCACCCGCGACCGCCGCCCCGAAGCGCTGGCCACCCTGCTCGGCCGGACCCGCGCACGCGTGCTGGCCGCGTTGGAGACCACCGCGACCACCGGAGAAGTCGCCCAACGCCTCAACATCTCCGCGCCCTCGGCGAGCGAACACATCAGCGCCCTGCGCGAGGTCAGCCTCGCGCACAGCCAGCGCGCCGGCTCCCAGGTCATACACACCCTCACCCCGTTGGGCACCGCGCTGCTCCGCGGCGAACTCCCGCCGCACCACCCGGCAGTCTGA
- a CDS encoding GlsB/YeaQ/YmgE family stress response membrane protein, which produces MEIDGIISAIVIGIVIGVLGRLVVPGRQRIGILLTILVGIIAALIGSWIATGLDVADTDGVDWIEWLIQISLAALGVASLDRTRARR; this is translated from the coding sequence ATGGAGATCGACGGCATCATCAGCGCCATCGTCATCGGCATAGTCATCGGCGTCCTCGGACGGCTGGTCGTCCCGGGCCGGCAGCGCATCGGCATCCTGCTGACGATCCTCGTCGGCATCATCGCCGCGTTGATCGGATCCTGGATCGCCACCGGCCTCGACGTGGCCGACACCGACGGTGTCGACTGGATCGAGTGGCTCATCCAGATCAGTCTGGCGGCGCTGGGTGTCGCGTCACTGGATCGCACGAGGGCACGGCGCTGA
- a CDS encoding ATP-binding protein, with protein MDHAEVLLIGGRAGVGKSTVGWEISDQLRVAEVPHALIEGDFMGQVHPAPEGDPRRADITERNLTAVWGNYAALGYRRLVYTNTLSVLAETAGMFQRAMGADVRIVRVLLTATDEITERRLRGREIGSELERELAGSRRKARLLDDHAPPDTVRVPTDGRSVIDIAAGVLAATGWVTAG; from the coding sequence ATGGATCACGCCGAGGTGTTGCTGATCGGCGGGCGGGCCGGGGTCGGCAAGTCGACGGTGGGCTGGGAGATCTCCGATCAGCTGCGGGTCGCCGAGGTTCCGCACGCGCTCATCGAGGGCGACTTCATGGGCCAGGTGCACCCGGCCCCGGAAGGCGATCCGCGCCGGGCCGACATCACCGAGCGCAATCTCACGGCCGTGTGGGGCAACTACGCCGCCCTCGGCTACCGGCGGCTCGTCTACACCAACACCCTGAGTGTGCTGGCCGAGACGGCGGGCATGTTCCAGCGGGCCATGGGCGCGGACGTACGGATCGTACGGGTGCTGCTGACCGCCACCGACGAGATCACGGAGCGGCGGCTCAGAGGGCGGGAGATCGGTTCGGAACTGGAACGGGAGCTCGCCGGGAGCCGGCGCAAAGCCCGGCTGCTGGACGACCACGCGCCCCCGGACACCGTGCGGGTGCCGACCGACGGGCGCTCCGTCATCGACATCGCGGCGGGGGTGCTGGCCGCCACGGGGTGGGTGACGGCCGGGTGA